One segment of Meleagris gallopavo isolate NT-WF06-2002-E0010 breed Aviagen turkey brand Nicholas breeding stock chromosome 8, Turkey_5.1, whole genome shotgun sequence DNA contains the following:
- the LOC104911899 gene encoding uncharacterized protein LOC104911899 isoform X2 encodes MPHIEAPSEYSKHGVHENGNHQNQNAANISLRNSLNDVTTSVNTQLSIKDENTLYLENVKNKYTEDPGEVASDKKGMLLSCSRLQTSTRIDAREVWTEVAVKGQSSLIYQASRPKTSRIAKPPTALVPPTMAVLARSANHSAASKEPELLPSSSSTQLQPTSGPDDLKGKQSQKASKLRPPTISFVKSKQVSSQKSTSVSQEPQSTSLKTNIPKPQVQRKENVQTQNTALHSGDSLPSNRHSRLPKPKTH; translated from the coding sequence atgcCACATATCGAGGCCCCCAGTGAATATTCTAAACATGGTGTGCATGAAAATGGCAATCATCAGAATCAAAATGCTGCAAATATATCTCTGAGAAATAGCCTGAATGATGTAACCACTTCAGTGAACACACAATTAAGCATAAAAGATGAGAATACATTGTAtttggaaaatgtgaaaaataaatatactgaAGATCCTGGGGAGGTGGCTAGTGATAAAAAAGGTATGTTACTGTCTTGTTCTCGTCTTCAGACCTCTACCCGAATTGATGCTAGAGAGGTGTGGACTGAGGTAGCTGTGAAAGGTCAATCCTCACTCATATACCAGGCTTCTCGGCCAAAGACTTCAAGAATTGCAAAGCCCCCAACTGCTTTAGTGCCTCCTACAATGGCCGTACTCGCAAGGTCTGCAAATCATTCCGCTGCTTCCAAGGAACCTGAGCTTCTACCGTCAAGTAGTTCGACTCAACTACAGCCAACGTCTGGTCCGGATGACCTGAAGGGTAAACAGAGTCAGAAAGCATCCAAACTTCGCCCACCAACTATATCCTTTGTTAAATCTAAGCAAGTGAGCAGTCAGAAATCCACGTCGGTGTCTCAAGAGCCTCAAAGCACCAGTTTGAAAACTAACATCCCAAAGCCACAAgtacagagaaaggaaaatgtgcaAACGCAGAACACCGCTTTGCATTCTGGGGACAGTTTGCCCTCTAATCGGCATTCCCGCCTCCCTAAGCCAAAGACACACTGA
- the LOC104911899 gene encoding uncharacterized protein LOC104911899 isoform X1, which yields MPFWGKTEKNGVAFWCLVFPCSLFLLYFSPSLFLHRVGILLPPSLPGRAHSRASLGLFHRTADRPQVLQPSSSLPSSTDLVQGKLIKMPHIEAPSEYSKHGVHENGNHQNQNAANISLRNSLNDVTTSVNTQLSIKDENTLYLENVKNKYTEDPGEVASDKKGMLLSCSRLQTSTRIDAREVWTEVAVKGQSSLIYQASRPKTSRIAKPPTALVPPTMAVLARSANHSAASKEPELLPSSSSTQLQPTSGPDDLKGKQSQKASKLRPPTISFVKSKQVSSQKSTSVSQEPQSTSLKTNIPKPQVQRKENVQTQNTALHSGDSLPSNRHSRLPKPKTH from the exons ATGCCTTtctgggggaaaacagaaaagaatggtGTGGCTTTTTGGTGTCTTGTTTTTccctgttctctttttttattatacttCTCCCCCTCTCTCTTTCTGCACAGGGTGGGTATTCtgctccctccttctctccctggCAGGGCTCATTCCAGGGCATCCCTCGGACTGTTCCACCGCACCGCAGACAGA CCTCAAGTACTACAGCCTTCCAGCAGCCTTCCCAGTTCCACAGACCTCGTCCAGggaaaactaataaaaatgcCACATATCGAGGCCCCCAGTGAATATTCTAAACATGGTGTGCATGAAAATGGCAATCATCAGAATCAAAATGCTGCAAATATATCTCTGAGAAATAGCCTGAATGATGTAACCACTTCAGTGAACACACAATTAAGCATAAAAGATGAGAATACATTGTAtttggaaaatgtgaaaaataaatatactgaAGATCCTGGGGAGGTGGCTAGTGATAAAAAAGGTATGTTACTGTCTTGTTCTCGTCTTCAGACCTCTACCCGAATTGATGCTAGAGAGGTGTGGACTGAGGTAGCTGTGAAAGGTCAATCCTCACTCATATACCAGGCTTCTCGGCCAAAGACTTCAAGAATTGCAAAGCCCCCAACTGCTTTAGTGCCTCCTACAATGGCCGTACTCGCAAGGTCTGCAAATCATTCCGCTGCTTCCAAGGAACCTGAGCTTCTACCGTCAAGTAGTTCGACTCAACTACAGCCAACGTCTGGTCCGGATGACCTGAAGGGTAAACAGAGTCAGAAAGCATCCAAACTTCGCCCACCAACTATATCCTTTGTTAAATCTAAGCAAGTGAGCAGTCAGAAATCCACGTCGGTGTCTCAAGAGCCTCAAAGCACCAGTTTGAAAACTAACATCCCAAAGCCACAAgtacagagaaaggaaaatgtgcaAACGCAGAACACCGCTTTGCATTCTGGGGACAGTTTGCCCTCTAATCGGCATTCCCGCCTCCCTAAGCCAAAGACACACTGA